A genomic region of Raphanus sativus cultivar WK10039 chromosome 6, ASM80110v3, whole genome shotgun sequence contains the following coding sequences:
- the LOC108834213 gene encoding uncharacterized protein LOC108834213, protein MVCSCLISSLLLLLVSSSISPSYSFKIKSASFLSPKQVMTPGSVTDPHLFDIDFPRGHIGIKGFDAEVVDEDGNPVPLHETYLHHWVVHPYYVRKGFNLSQLDLDLPRNDLLGSSPDYIPIRNGGLCGNRVRHYFGLGSETRKTSTYVPDPYAIEIGNPEETPDGYEFKWLLNIHAIDTRGVVDKQGCTECRCDLYNVTVDEYGRALEPGYKGGLYCCYDKTQCLVRKGFEDGDKTRTLYLKYIVRWVDWDSSVLLPAKVYILDVTDSWEPSEGSTGDIQEHFCHVEYDVEPCTTSGDGCVDVRTKSLMIPFNGYIVYGVAHQHAGGLGAALYRADGEGICSSMPKYGNGHEPGNEAGYIVGMSSCYPKPVKVTYGETLTLEFNYSNVVGHTGVMGLFYILVAQQLPEPESSLQAHAKSVSFLALLAVTVVVVVVAVVVLIAAVVYRRQNREDGYQSLST, encoded by the exons ATGGTATGTTCTTGCCTGATCTCGTCCttacttcttcttctggtcTCGTCAAGCATATCGCCTAGCTACAGCTTCAAGATCAAGTCCGCAAGTTTCCTATCACCAAAACAAGTTATGACTCCAGGATCAGTCACTGACCCTCACCTATTCGACATCGATTTCCCAAGAGGCCACATCGGCATCAAAGGTTTCGACGCCGAAGTAGTCGACGAAGACGGCAACCCCGTCCCGTTACACGAGACATATCTCCACCACTGGGTCGTCCATCCTTACTACGTGCGTAAAGGTTTCAACCTTTCGCAGCTAGACCTAGACTTGCCTAGAAATGATCTTCTTGGTTCGAGTCCTGACTATATTCCCATTAGAAACGGAGGCTTGTGTGGGAACAGAGTCAGACATTACTTCGGGTTAGGATCAGAGACACGCAAGACTTCGACGTATGTTCCTGATCCTTACGCGATCGAGATCGGTAACCCGGAAGAGACGCCTGATGGGTACGAGTTCAAATGGCTTCTGAACATTCACGCTATCGACACTAGAGGGGTTGTGGATAAACAAGGATGCACCGAGTGTCGGTGTGATCTTTATAATGTGACGGTTGATGAGTATGGTCGAGCTTTGGAACCTGGATACAAAGGAGGTTTATACTGCTGCTACGATAAGACTCAGTGTCTGGTAAGAAAGGGATTCGAGGATGGGGACAAAACAAGAACTCTGTATCTTAAGTATATTGTGAGATGGGTTGATTGGGACAGCTCGGTTTTGTTGCCGGCTAAGGTTTATATTCTCGATGTTACGGATTCCTGGGAACCGTCAGAAGGATCAACAGGAGATATCCAAGAACATTTTTGTCAT GTGGAATATGATGTGGAACCGTGCACAACCAGTGGAGATGGATGTGTTGACGTTAGGACAAAGAGCTTAATGATTCCGTTTAACGGGTATATTGTCTATGGAGTAGCTCACCAGCACGCGGGTGGTCTTGGTGCTGCTCTGTACCGAGCG GACGGTGAGGGAATATGCTCTTCGATGCCGAAGTATGGCAATGGACACGAACCTGGAAACGAAGCTGGTTACATTGTTGGAATGTCATCTTGTTATCCTAAACCGGTGAAAGTGACTTATGGAGAGACACTGACTCTGGAGTTCAATTACAGTAATGTCGTTGGTCATACAGGAGTCATGGGACTCTTTTACATCCTGGTTGCTCAGCAGCTGCCTGAACCGGAGAGCTCCTTGCAG GCACATGCGAAAAGTGTGAGCTTTTTAGCCTTACTTGCAgtgacggtggtggtggtggtggtggcggttgTGGTTCTAATAGCCGCCGTGGTATACCGGAGACAGAACCGGGAAGATGGTTACCAGTCACTTAGTACCTAA
- the LOC108834212 gene encoding protein LEAFY: protein MDPEGFTSGLFRWNPTRAMVQQQQQQPPPVPPPPQQQPPATPQTAAFGMRLGGLEGLFGPYGVRFYTAAKIAELGFTASTLVGMKDEELEDMMNSLSHIFRWELLVGERYGVKAAVRAERRRLQEEEEEEYSRRRHLLLSAAGDSGTHHALDALSQEDDWTGLSEDPVHQLEHTDAAGNNAVGGYWEAGQAKMKKPQQRRRKKQIVTSVETDDDMNEGEDDDDGNGNGGGGVLGIERQREHPFIVTEPGEVARGKKNGLDYLFHLYEQCREFLVQVQTIAKDRGEKCPTKVTNQVFRYAKKSGASYINKPKMRHYVHCYALHCLDEEASNALRRAFKERGENVGSWRQACYKPLVDIACRHGWDIDAVFNAHPRLSIWYVPTKLRQLCHLERNNAVAAASALVGNGISCTGSSASGGFGV, encoded by the exons ATGGATCCTGAAGGTTTCACGAGTGGCTTATTCCGATGGAACCCAACGAGAGCAATggttcaacaacaacaacaacaaccacctCCGGTTCCTCCTCCTCCGCAGCAACAACCTCCGGCAACACCGCAGACGGCAGCGTTTGGAATGAGACTAGGTGGTTTGGAGGGTTTGTTCGGTCCTTACGGAGTGCGTTTTTACACGGCGGCGAAGATAGCCGAGCTAGGTTTCACGGCGAGCACGCTTGTGGGCATGAAGGACGAGGAGCTTGAGGATATGATGAATAGCCTCTCTCATATCTTTCGTTGGGAGCTTCTCGTGGGTGAACGGTACGGTGTCAAAGCTGCCGTTAGAGCTGAAAGGAGACGTTtgcaagaagaggaagaggaggaataTTCTAGACGCCGTCATTTGCTACTCTCCGCCGCAGGTGATTCCGGCACTCATCACGCCCTTGATGCTCTCTCCCAAGAAG atgattGGACAGGGTTATCAGAGGATCCAGTGCATCAGCTAGAACACACTGATGCGGCGGGGAACAACGCCGTGGGAGGCTACTGGGAAGCAGGGCAGGCAAAGATGAAGAAGCCACAACAAAGACGCAGAAAGAAACAGATTGTGACGTCAGTGGAAACCGATGATGACATGAACGAAGGTGAGGATGACGATGACGGTAACGGTAACGGAGGAGGCGGTGTGTTGGGGATTGAGAGACAAAGGGAGCATCCGTTTATCGTAACGGAGCCTGGGGAAGTGGCACGTGGCAAAAAGAACGGTTTGGATTATCTTTTCCACTTGTACGAACAGTGTCGGGAGTTTCTTGTTCAGGTTCAGACCATTGCTAAAGACCGTGGCGAAAAATGCCCCACCAAG GTGACGAACCAAGTATTCAGGTACGCAAAGAAATCAGGAGCGAGTTACATAAACAAGCCGAAAATGAGACACTACGTTCACTGCTACGCACTCCACTGCCTAGACGAAGAAGCTTCAAACGCTCTACGAAGAGCGTTTAAAGAACGCGGCGAGAACGTTGGGTCGTGGCGTCAGGCCTGTTACAAGCCGCTCGTGGACATCGCTTGTCGTCATGGCTGGGACATAGACGCCGTTTTCAACGCTCATCCTCGCCTCTCCATTTGGTACGTTCCAACTAAGTTGCGTCAGCTCTGCCATTTGGAGCGGAACAATGCGGTTGCTGCGGCTTCAGCTTTGGTTGGGAATGGGATTAGCTGCACGGGGTCGTCTGCGTCTGGGGGTTTTGGGGTTTAA
- the LOC130496279 gene encoding uncharacterized protein LOC130496279, producing MKYKMLCDTKTGGCGTTNFVHHVMSRCPPIFTIVLEWEKSETEKEISETTKALEWEIDMSRLYEGLEPNTNYRLVSMVGYSEEEEEENICIAYEKNRWVNLRRESLAGEVVGSWKNVVRFCGERMIRPEILFYEAARSMI from the exons ATGAAATACAAAATGTTATGTGACACTAAAACTGGAGGCTGTGGGACGACAAACTTTGTTCATCACGTTATGAGTAGATGTCCACCTATCTTCACAATCG TGTTGGAATGGGAGAAGAGTGAAACTGAAAAGGAAATATCAGAAACGACAAAGGCTTTGGAGTGGGAGATAGATATGAGCAGGCTGTACGAAGGCTTAGAACCAAACACTAACTACCGGCTTGTGTCTATg GTTGGTTatagtgaagaagaagaagaagaaaacatctGTATAGCTTATGAAAAGAACCGGTGGGTTAATCTCAGACGTGAGTCTTTAGCAGGAGAG GTTGTTGGTAGCTGGAAGAATGTGGTTAGATTCTGTGGAGAAAGGATGATTCGGCCAGAGATTCTGTTCTATGAAGCTGCACGATCCATGATATGA